In one window of Episyrphus balteatus chromosome 3, idEpiBalt1.1, whole genome shotgun sequence DNA:
- the LOC129913013 gene encoding uncharacterized protein LOC129913013, with protein MDVSTQATTNWNLVAGTEVSKAIQTKITSSEDFIKPNLDDIISADRAILLSSGTNSNQPTCEITIRVFPKFKIESLTIVCTSPKIEFFSGIQSEYVETVYGEHLQDEGGDCNEDIEGYRYDVEIQKSGVTNLMIKLITPSNELCIYGIQLNVAPNPDGITTLLPNRINLDNVKELLNNSNQKLSPSAEKCKTFLETYNNVMNSGGSDLIAEFKKGMQLQNEIQTMKPVEIEMTESLDSSNIMKSYVDKKILESENRILKRLNEIEEAQSMKLDRILKLLEKNQ; from the exons ATGGACGTAAGTACTCAAGCAACAACAAACTGGAATCTTGTAGCTGGCACTGAAGTTTCCAAGgccattcaaacaaaaataaccaGTTCCGAAGACTTTATCAA ACCTAACTTGGACGATATAATTTCAGCAGATCGAGCTATTCTTCTTAGCAGTGGAACAAACTCCAATCAACCCACCTGTGAAATTACAATTCGAGTCTTTCCAAAGTTTAAAATTGAATCACTCACAATCGTTTGCACATCGCCAAAAATTGAATTCTTTTCTGGAATCCAAAGTGAATATGTAGAGACAGTTTATGGTGAACATTTGCAAGATGAAGGTGGTGATTGCAATGAAGACATAGAAGGATACAGATACGATGTAGAAATTCAAAAATCCGGAGTAACGAACTTAATGATTAAG TTGATAACACCATCGAATGAGCTTTGTATATATGGAATTCAATTGAATGTTGCACCCAATCCAGATGGCATTACAACACTCCTCCCAAATAGAATTAATTTGGACAATGTCAAAGAATTACTCAAcaattcaaatcaaaaattatcgCCAAGTGCTGAAAAATGTAAAACTTTCTTGGAAACATACAACAATGTTATGAACAGTGGCGGCTCAGATTTAATAGCAGAATTTAAGAAGGGAATGCAACTCCAAAATGAGATACAAACAATGAAACCTGTTGAGATTGAAATGACTGAGTCACTAGATAGTTCGAATATCATGAAGAGTTATGTGGATAAGAAAATACTGGAATCAGAGAATCGAATTCTAAAGAGATTGAATGAAATTGAAGAAGCTCAAAGCATGAAGTTGgatagaattttaaaattattagaaaaaaatcaatag